In one window of Micromonospora cathayae DNA:
- the rdgB gene encoding RdgB/HAM1 family non-canonical purine NTP pyrophosphatase, producing the protein MNKVLLATRNRKKLIELQRILDGALGAHRVALLGLDEVADYPELPETGLTFGENALIKAREGCRRTGLPTVADDSGLAVDALNGMPGVFSARWSGRHGDDQANLQLVLDQIADLPDEHRGAAFVCTVALVLPGGKEHLVDGRQPGRLLRAPRGEGGFGYDPIFLGEGQTRTNAELTPAEKDAISHRGKALRDLAKLVAKVLPPVA; encoded by the coding sequence ATGAACAAGGTCCTGCTGGCGACCCGCAACCGGAAGAAGCTGATCGAGCTGCAGCGGATCCTCGACGGCGCGCTCGGCGCGCACCGGGTCGCGCTGCTCGGCCTCGACGAGGTGGCCGACTACCCCGAACTGCCGGAGACCGGCCTCACCTTCGGTGAGAACGCGCTGATCAAGGCGCGGGAGGGCTGCCGGCGCACCGGCCTGCCCACGGTCGCCGACGACTCCGGGTTGGCCGTGGACGCCCTCAACGGCATGCCGGGGGTGTTCAGCGCCCGCTGGTCCGGCCGGCACGGCGACGACCAGGCCAACCTGCAACTGGTCCTCGACCAGATCGCCGACCTGCCCGACGAGCACCGGGGCGCGGCGTTCGTCTGTACGGTCGCCCTGGTCCTGCCCGGCGGCAAGGAGCACCTGGTCGACGGCCGCCAGCCCGGCCGGCTGCTGCGCGCGCCGCGCGGCGAGGGCGGCTTCGGGTACGATCCGATCTTCCTGGGCGAGGGCCAGACCCGGACCAACGCCGAGCTGACCCCGGCGGAGAAGGACGCGATCAGCCACCGGGGCAAGGCGTTGCGTGACCTGGCCAAGCTGGTCGCCAAGGTGCTCCCGCCGGTGGCCTGA
- the rph gene encoding ribonuclease PH — MARPDGRRPDQLRPVTLQRGWSTHPEGSVLVEFGGTRVLCTASVTEGVPRWRRGSGLGWVTAEYAMLPRATNTRSDRESVKGRIGGRTHEISRLIGRSLRACVDLKALGENSIVLDCDVLQADGGTRTAAITGGYVALHDAVTWLAARKALAGKPEKVMHRSVAAVSVGVIAGEARVDLNYDEDVTAEVDMNVVCTGAGDFVEVQGTGESGVFARGQLDALLDLAVAGCAELAEAQRKALES; from the coding sequence ATGGCACGACCTGACGGGCGGCGGCCCGACCAACTCCGACCGGTGACGTTGCAACGGGGCTGGAGCACCCATCCCGAGGGATCGGTCCTGGTGGAGTTCGGTGGCACCCGGGTGCTCTGCACGGCCAGCGTGACCGAGGGGGTGCCCCGCTGGCGGCGTGGGTCCGGCCTGGGCTGGGTGACCGCCGAGTACGCGATGCTGCCCCGGGCCACCAACACCCGCTCCGACCGGGAGAGCGTCAAGGGCCGGATCGGTGGGCGTACCCACGAGATCTCCCGGCTGATCGGCCGGAGCCTGCGGGCGTGTGTCGACCTCAAGGCGCTCGGCGAGAACTCGATCGTGCTCGACTGTGACGTCCTCCAGGCCGACGGCGGCACCCGTACCGCCGCCATCACCGGCGGATACGTCGCCCTGCACGACGCGGTGACCTGGCTGGCCGCCCGCAAGGCGCTGGCCGGGAAGCCGGAGAAGGTGATGCACCGGTCGGTGGCGGCGGTCAGCGTCGGCGTCATCGCCGGTGAGGCCCGGGTCGACCTGAACTACGACGAGGACGTGACCGCCGAGGTGGACATGAACGTGGTCTGCACCGGCGCCGGCGACTTCGTCGAGGTGCAGGGCACCGGGGAGTCCGGGGTCTTCGCCCGGGGGCAGCTCGACGCCCTGCTCGACCTCGCCGTGGCGGGCTGCGCGGAACTGGCCGAAGCACAGCGGAAGGCACTGGAGTCATGA
- the hutI gene encoding imidazolonepropionase, giving the protein MSSLLVDNIGELVTNVAGTGEGGPLGIRRRAAVLVEEDRIAWVGPAAIAPAAGRRIDADGAAVLPGFVDSHAHLVFAGDRAAEFAARMAGQRYTGGGIRTTVGATRAASDDTLRGTVRRLRGEALRQGTTTIEIKSGYGLTVADEARSLRIAAEVTGETTFLGAHVVPAEYADRPDDYVGLVCGPMLHAAAPYAKWIDVFCERGAFDADHARAILACGQARGLGVRVHANQLGPGPGVQLGVELGAASVDHCTHLTDADVDALASTEVPWTSGTGTGTGTVATLLPGAEFSTRSPYPDARRLLDAGVTVALATDCNPGSSYTSSMPFCIALAVREMAMTPAEAVWAATAGGARALRRTDVGVVEVGARADLTILDAPSHLHLAYRPGVPLIRQVLHNGVPQCRT; this is encoded by the coding sequence ATGAGCAGTCTGCTGGTCGACAACATCGGGGAACTGGTCACCAACGTGGCCGGGACCGGCGAGGGCGGGCCACTGGGTATCCGGCGGCGGGCGGCCGTGCTGGTCGAGGAGGACCGGATCGCCTGGGTGGGTCCGGCCGCGATCGCGCCGGCCGCGGGCCGCCGGATCGACGCCGACGGCGCGGCGGTGCTGCCCGGCTTCGTGGACAGCCACGCCCACCTGGTGTTCGCCGGGGACCGGGCCGCCGAGTTCGCCGCCCGGATGGCCGGGCAGCGGTACACCGGGGGCGGCATCCGGACCACGGTCGGCGCGACCCGGGCCGCCTCCGACGACACGCTGCGCGGCACCGTACGCCGGTTGCGCGGCGAGGCGCTGCGGCAGGGCACCACCACCATCGAGATCAAGAGCGGGTACGGGCTGACCGTCGCCGACGAGGCCCGTTCGCTGCGGATCGCCGCCGAGGTGACCGGGGAGACGACCTTCCTCGGCGCGCACGTCGTCCCCGCCGAGTACGCCGACCGGCCGGACGACTACGTCGGGCTGGTCTGCGGGCCGATGCTGCACGCCGCCGCCCCGTACGCGAAGTGGATCGACGTGTTCTGCGAGCGGGGCGCGTTCGACGCCGACCACGCGCGGGCGATCCTCGCCTGCGGCCAGGCGCGCGGGCTGGGGGTACGGGTGCACGCCAACCAGCTCGGCCCCGGGCCGGGCGTGCAGCTCGGCGTGGAGTTGGGGGCGGCCAGCGTCGACCACTGCACCCACCTCACGGACGCCGACGTGGACGCGCTGGCCTCGACCGAGGTGCCGTGGACCTCGGGCACCGGCACCGGCACCGGCACCGTCGCCACCCTGCTGCCCGGGGCGGAGTTCTCCACCCGGTCGCCGTACCCGGACGCCCGGCGGCTGCTCGACGCGGGGGTGACCGTGGCGCTGGCGACGGACTGCAACCCCGGTTCGTCGTACACGTCGTCGATGCCGTTCTGCATCGCGCTCGCCGTACGCGAGATGGCGATGACCCCGGCGGAGGCGGTCTGGGCCGCGACCGCCGGTGGCGCGCGGGCGCTGCGCCGTACCGACGTCGGGGTCGTGGAGGTCGGGGCGCGCGCCGACCTGACCATCCTGGACGCCCCGTCCCACCTGCACCTGGCCTACCGGCCGGGGGTGCCACTGATCCGCCAGGTCCTGCACAACGGAGTGCCGCAATGTCGAACGTAG
- a CDS encoding MurR/RpiR family transcriptional regulator — translation MTAAATDRLLDLFHGVRLTPTQRRIAHCLVQHAATVPYLSAAEVAELAGVSQPSVTRFAVALGHDGYPALRRRVRELTGAAPAEPTAGDNELQRAVRAEIGNLDRLAGQLADRDRIARAGALLAASRPLPVLGLRAAAPLAAYFAYFAAKVHPDVRVLDTGGSLLTDRLEQAAAAGADALLAFVLPRYPRETLDALHAARDAGLRVVAITDSPVSPATDHAELVLPAAVGTDLVFDLHTAPMTLAMVVLQAICDAAPTDTQARLEAFEASAARRQLFIG, via the coding sequence ATGACGGCCGCCGCCACCGATCGGCTGCTGGACCTGTTCCACGGTGTCCGGCTCACCCCGACCCAGCGGCGGATCGCGCACTGCCTGGTGCAGCACGCCGCCACCGTGCCCTACCTGTCCGCCGCCGAGGTCGCCGAGCTGGCCGGGGTCAGCCAGCCGTCGGTGACCCGGTTCGCGGTCGCCCTCGGCCACGACGGCTACCCCGCGCTGCGCCGTCGGGTCCGCGAACTGACCGGCGCCGCACCGGCCGAACCCACCGCCGGTGACAACGAACTCCAGCGCGCCGTCCGGGCCGAGATCGGCAACCTGGACCGGCTCGCCGGGCAGCTCGCCGACCGGGACCGGATCGCCCGCGCCGGCGCGCTGCTGGCCGCCAGCCGCCCGCTGCCGGTGCTCGGGCTGCGCGCCGCCGCACCGCTGGCCGCCTACTTCGCGTACTTCGCCGCCAAGGTGCACCCGGACGTGCGGGTCCTCGACACCGGCGGCAGCCTGCTCACCGACCGGCTGGAACAGGCCGCCGCCGCCGGGGCGGACGCGCTGCTGGCCTTCGTGCTGCCCCGCTACCCCCGGGAGACCCTCGACGCGCTGCACGCCGCCCGGGACGCCGGCCTGCGGGTGGTGGCGATCACCGACTCGCCGGTCAGCCCGGCGACCGACCACGCCGAGCTGGTGCTGCCCGCCGCCGTCGGCACCGACCTGGTCTTCGACCTGCACACCGCGCCGATGACCCTGGCCATGGTGGTCCTCCAGGCGATCTGCGACGCCGCCCCGACCGACACGCAGGCCCGGCTGGAGGCGTTCGAGGCGTCCGCCGCCCGCCGACAGTTGTTCATCGGGTGA
- the hutU gene encoding urocanate hydratase, whose translation MYQPVRAARGTDRTARGWPQEAALRMLMNNLDPEVAERPEDLVVYGGTGKAARDWPSYHALVRTLTDLRDDETMLVQSGRPVGVVRTHEWAPRVLLANSNLVGDWATWPEFRRLEQLGLTMYGQMTAGSWIYIGTQGILQGTYETFAAVAAKRFGGSLAGTLTLTAGCGGMGGAQPLAVTMNGGVCLVLDVDRSRLERRVRDGYLDIVADSLDEALTWTVISKRDRLPLSVGVVGNAATIFPDLLRRGCPIDIVTDQTSAHDPLSYLPEGVELADAREYARTKPAEYTDRARASMAKHVEAMVGYLDAGAEVFDYGNSIRGEAQLGGYQRAFDFPGFVPAYIRPLFCEGKGPFRWAALSGDPADIAATDRAILDLFPENESLARWIRLAGERVTFQGLPARICWLGYGERDRAGVRFNEMVASGELKAPVVIGRDHLDCGSVASPYRETEAMADGSDAIADWPLLNALVNTASGASWVSIHHGGGVGIGRSLHAGQVCVADGTPLAGQKIERVLTNDPAMGVIRHVDAGYDRAHEVAEQTGVRIPMAEG comes from the coding sequence ATGTACCAGCCCGTCCGCGCCGCGCGCGGCACCGACCGTACCGCCCGGGGGTGGCCGCAGGAGGCCGCCCTGCGGATGCTGATGAACAACCTCGACCCCGAGGTGGCCGAACGCCCCGAGGACCTGGTGGTGTACGGCGGCACCGGGAAGGCGGCCCGGGACTGGCCGTCGTACCACGCGCTGGTGCGGACCCTGACCGACCTGCGCGACGACGAGACGATGCTGGTGCAGTCCGGCCGGCCGGTCGGGGTGGTCCGCACCCACGAGTGGGCGCCCCGGGTGCTGCTGGCCAACTCGAACCTGGTCGGCGACTGGGCCACCTGGCCCGAGTTCCGCCGCCTGGAGCAGCTCGGCCTGACCATGTACGGGCAGATGACCGCCGGTTCGTGGATCTACATCGGCACCCAGGGCATCCTCCAGGGCACCTACGAGACGTTCGCCGCGGTCGCCGCCAAGCGGTTCGGTGGCAGCCTGGCCGGCACGCTGACGCTGACCGCCGGCTGCGGTGGCATGGGCGGCGCGCAGCCGCTCGCGGTCACCATGAACGGCGGGGTGTGCCTGGTCCTGGACGTGGACCGGTCCCGGTTGGAGCGCCGGGTCCGCGACGGGTACCTGGACATCGTCGCCGACTCCCTGGACGAGGCGCTGACCTGGACGGTCATCTCCAAGCGGGACCGGCTGCCGCTCTCCGTCGGGGTGGTCGGCAACGCCGCCACGATCTTCCCGGACCTGCTGCGCCGGGGTTGCCCGATCGACATCGTCACCGACCAGACCAGCGCCCACGACCCGCTGTCGTACCTGCCGGAGGGGGTGGAGCTGGCCGACGCCCGCGAGTACGCGCGGACCAAACCGGCCGAGTACACCGACCGGGCGCGGGCGTCGATGGCGAAGCACGTCGAGGCGATGGTCGGGTACCTGGACGCCGGGGCGGAGGTGTTCGACTACGGCAACTCGATCCGGGGCGAGGCGCAGCTCGGCGGGTACCAGCGGGCGTTCGACTTCCCCGGTTTCGTGCCGGCGTACATCCGGCCGCTGTTCTGCGAGGGCAAGGGGCCGTTCCGGTGGGCGGCGCTCTCCGGTGACCCGGCCGACATCGCCGCCACCGACCGGGCCATCCTCGACCTGTTCCCGGAGAACGAGTCCCTGGCCCGGTGGATCCGGCTGGCCGGCGAGCGGGTCACCTTCCAGGGCCTGCCGGCCCGGATCTGCTGGCTCGGCTACGGCGAACGGGACCGGGCCGGTGTGCGGTTCAACGAGATGGTCGCCAGCGGCGAGCTGAAGGCCCCCGTCGTCATCGGCCGCGACCACCTGGACTGCGGCAGCGTCGCCAGCCCGTACCGGGAAACCGAGGCGATGGCCGACGGCTCCGACGCCATCGCCGACTGGCCGCTGCTCAACGCGCTGGTCAACACGGCCAGCGGGGCGTCCTGGGTGTCCATCCACCATGGCGGCGGGGTGGGCATCGGCCGGTCCCTGCACGCCGGTCAGGTCTGCGTCGCCGACGGCACCCCGCTGGCCGGGCAGAAGATCGAACGGGTGCTCACCAACGACCCGGCGATGGGGGTGATCCGGCACGTCGACGCCGGGTACGACCGGGCGCACGAGGTCGCCGAGCAGACCGGCGTCCGCATCCCGATGGCCGAGGGGTAG
- a CDS encoding formimidoylglutamate deiminase, translating into MTRWLAEHAWLPDRAEPTPDVLIETDGGRITTVLPLTDRQPPAAGVEVLADAVRLPGLTLPGLADAHSHAFHRALRGRTHGGRGDFWSWRDTMYAVADRLDPDSYLALARAVYAELALAGVTCVGEFHYLHHRPDGGRYADPNAMGAALVEAAAQAGIRITLLDTCYLTATVDGGPLTGPQRRFGDGDADRWAERVDGFTPAGEHARVGAAVHSVRAVPAGQLGTVAGWARRHDAPLHVHLSEQPAENDACRAAYGRTPAGLLAEHGVLGPATTAVHATHLTSADVGLLGTSGTGVCLCPTTERDLADGIGPARRIADAGSPLSLGSDSHAVIDLFEEARAVELDERLRTRRRGHFTPAELRDAATVTGHTALGWRDAGRLAPGARADLVTVRLDSPRTAGVPPVGVFFAAGAADVTQVVVDGRVVVRDGRHVAVDVPAALADTVRAVLPS; encoded by the coding sequence GTGACCCGCTGGCTGGCCGAACACGCCTGGCTGCCCGACCGGGCCGAACCCACCCCGGACGTGCTGATCGAGACCGACGGCGGCCGGATCACCACCGTCCTCCCGCTGACCGACCGGCAGCCGCCGGCCGCCGGGGTCGAGGTGCTCGCCGACGCGGTACGGCTGCCCGGCCTGACCCTGCCCGGCCTGGCGGACGCCCACTCGCACGCCTTCCACCGGGCGCTGCGCGGGCGTACCCACGGCGGCCGGGGTGACTTCTGGAGCTGGCGGGACACCATGTACGCGGTGGCCGACCGGCTCGACCCGGACAGCTACCTGGCGCTGGCCCGCGCCGTCTACGCGGAACTGGCCCTGGCCGGGGTGACCTGCGTCGGCGAGTTCCACTACCTGCACCACCGCCCGGACGGCGGCCGGTACGCCGACCCGAACGCGATGGGCGCGGCGCTGGTGGAGGCCGCCGCCCAGGCCGGCATCCGGATCACCCTGCTGGACACCTGCTACCTGACCGCCACCGTGGACGGTGGACCGCTGACCGGGCCGCAGCGCCGCTTCGGGGACGGCGACGCGGACCGGTGGGCGGAACGGGTCGACGGGTTCACCCCGGCCGGTGAGCACGCCCGGGTCGGCGCGGCCGTGCACTCGGTGCGGGCGGTCCCCGCCGGGCAGCTCGGCACGGTCGCCGGGTGGGCACGCCGGCACGACGCCCCGCTGCACGTGCACCTGTCCGAGCAGCCGGCCGAGAACGACGCCTGCCGGGCCGCGTACGGGCGCACCCCGGCCGGGCTGCTGGCCGAGCACGGGGTGCTCGGACCGGCCACCACGGCGGTGCACGCCACCCACCTGACCAGCGCCGACGTGGGTCTGCTCGGCACCAGCGGCACCGGGGTGTGCCTGTGCCCGACCACCGAACGGGACCTGGCCGACGGGATCGGGCCGGCCCGCCGGATCGCCGACGCGGGCAGCCCGCTCAGCCTGGGCAGCGACAGCCACGCCGTGATCGACCTGTTCGAGGAAGCCCGCGCGGTGGAACTGGACGAGCGGCTGCGCACCCGGCGACGCGGGCACTTCACGCCGGCCGAGCTGCGGGACGCGGCGACGGTCACCGGGCACACCGCGCTGGGTTGGCGGGACGCCGGCCGGCTCGCCCCGGGGGCACGGGCCGACCTGGTCACCGTCCGGCTGGACAGCCCGCGCACGGCCGGCGTACCGCCGGTGGGGGTGTTCTTCGCGGCCGGCGCGGCCGACGTCACGCAGGTGGTGGTGGACGGCCGGGTGGTGGTCCGCGACGGCCGGCACGTCGCCGTGGACGTGCCCGCCGCACTCGCCGACACGGTCCGGGCGGTGCTGCCCTCATGA
- a CDS encoding allantoate amidohydrolase, whose protein sequence is MTYTGTAGAPEPDRTRTTGALADRFRALWDEIAPVGRDPRTGGYLRYALTEPERRLREWFRAQADRRGMPVTDDGNGNLFARWGDPDATGAVLTGSHFDSVPHGGAYDGPLGIVSALLAVDELRAAGVTPARPVVVGAFVEEEGARFGVPCLGSRLLTGAMPVERAAGLRDADGVSFAEALGDRPVGARPDLLAGFAAFVELHVEQGRALVDGAAPVAVASAIWPHGRWRLDFDGEGNHAGTTRMADRRDPMLTYAFTVLAANKEARLRGAHATVGRVRVEPNATNAVPSRVTGWLDARAAEPDTLTGLVAAVHAKAVERARRDGTGVTLTEESVTPLVGFDADLGRRLADLLDAPTLPTAAGHDAGVLAGHLPTAMLFVRNPTGVSHSPAEAATDADCAAGVTALARVLEELTCR, encoded by the coding sequence GTGACGTACACCGGAACGGCCGGTGCGCCGGAACCGGACCGGACCCGGACGACGGGGGCCCTCGCCGACCGGTTCCGGGCGCTGTGGGACGAGATCGCCCCGGTCGGGCGGGACCCGCGCACCGGCGGCTACCTGCGGTACGCGCTGACCGAGCCGGAACGGCGGCTGCGGGAGTGGTTCCGGGCGCAGGCCGACCGGCGGGGCATGCCGGTCACCGACGACGGCAACGGCAACCTCTTCGCCCGCTGGGGTGACCCGGACGCGACCGGCGCGGTGCTCACCGGCAGCCACTTCGACTCGGTGCCGCACGGCGGCGCGTACGACGGGCCGCTCGGCATCGTCAGCGCCCTGCTCGCCGTGGACGAGCTGCGCGCCGCCGGGGTCACCCCGGCCCGGCCGGTCGTGGTCGGCGCGTTCGTCGAGGAGGAGGGGGCCCGGTTCGGCGTACCGTGTCTGGGGTCGCGGCTGCTCACCGGGGCGATGCCGGTCGAACGGGCGGCCGGGCTGCGCGACGCCGACGGGGTGAGCTTCGCCGAGGCGCTCGGTGACCGCCCGGTCGGGGCGCGACCGGACCTGCTCGCCGGGTTCGCCGCGTTCGTGGAGCTGCACGTGGAGCAGGGCCGGGCGCTGGTCGACGGGGCCGCGCCGGTGGCGGTGGCGTCGGCGATCTGGCCGCACGGCCGGTGGCGGTTGGACTTCGACGGTGAGGGCAACCACGCCGGTACCACCCGGATGGCCGACCGCCGCGACCCGATGCTCACCTACGCGTTCACCGTGCTGGCCGCGAACAAGGAGGCCCGGCTGCGCGGCGCGCACGCCACCGTCGGGCGGGTCCGGGTGGAACCGAACGCCACCAACGCCGTCCCGTCCCGGGTGACCGGCTGGCTGGACGCGCGGGCCGCCGAACCGGACACGCTCACCGGCCTGGTCGCGGCGGTGCACGCCAAGGCGGTCGAGCGGGCCCGCCGGGACGGCACCGGGGTCACCCTGACCGAGGAGTCGGTGACCCCGCTGGTCGGGTTCGACGCCGACCTGGGCCGGCGGCTGGCCGACCTGCTGGACGCGCCGACGTTGCCCACCGCCGCCGGCCACGACGCCGGGGTGCTGGCCGGGCACCTGCCGACGGCGATGCTGTTCGTCCGGAACCCGACCGGGGTGTCGCACTCCCCCGCCGAGGCGGCCACCGACGCCGACTGCGCCGCCGGGGTGACCGCCCTGGCCCGGGTACTGGAAGAGCTGACATGCCGGTGA
- a CDS encoding AEC family transporter, translating to MPGVLTGFAVIVAVVVVGWLVGRRGVLGPEASTVLARVSFFVATPALLFLTVARADVLGLVSSALVVTVLTVVVVAGGYLAVALLWWRRPAPEATIGALSSSYVNAANIGIPIAGYVLGDVSVVAPVMMLQLVVLTPLAFAVLETTAGARDPASGTADPPSGGPADGGPDRPPSGSQGGPPSGSPDRPAAGGRRSLVRVVAQPVANPVTVACALGVVCSLTGWLPPEPVLRPVELVAAMAVPAALLAYGLSLSGAPRPGAGDTGREVWLAVFLKAVAQPAVAYLVARYALGLPQPVVLAATVTAALPTAQNVFVYAVRYDRGVVLARDAVLLSTVAAVPVLLGIALLAAH from the coding sequence GTGCCGGGCGTCCTGACGGGCTTCGCCGTCATCGTGGCAGTCGTCGTGGTCGGGTGGTTGGTCGGCCGGCGCGGCGTGCTCGGGCCGGAGGCGTCGACCGTACTGGCCCGGGTGTCGTTCTTCGTGGCGACCCCGGCGCTGCTGTTCCTCACCGTGGCCCGCGCGGACGTGCTCGGGCTCGTCTCGTCCGCCCTGGTCGTCACGGTGCTGACCGTCGTCGTGGTGGCCGGCGGGTACCTGGCCGTGGCGCTGCTCTGGTGGCGACGACCCGCACCGGAGGCCACCATCGGCGCGCTCTCCTCGTCGTACGTGAACGCGGCCAACATCGGCATCCCGATCGCCGGGTACGTGCTCGGGGACGTCTCGGTGGTCGCGCCGGTGATGATGCTCCAACTGGTGGTGCTGACCCCGCTCGCCTTCGCGGTGCTGGAGACGACCGCCGGAGCCCGGGATCCGGCATCCGGCACCGCGGACCCGCCGTCCGGCGGCCCGGCAGATGGCGGACCGGACCGCCCGCCGTCCGGCAGCCAGGGCGGCCCGCCGTCCGGTAGCCCGGACCGCCCGGCGGCCGGGGGCCGGCGGTCGCTGGTACGGGTGGTGGCCCAGCCGGTAGCCAATCCGGTCACCGTCGCCTGCGCCCTGGGGGTGGTCTGCTCCCTGACCGGTTGGCTCCCGCCGGAACCGGTGCTGCGGCCGGTCGAACTGGTGGCGGCGATGGCCGTCCCGGCCGCCCTGCTCGCGTACGGGCTGTCGTTGTCCGGCGCGCCGCGCCCCGGTGCCGGGGACACCGGCCGGGAGGTCTGGCTCGCCGTGTTCCTGAAGGCGGTGGCCCAGCCGGCGGTGGCGTACCTGGTCGCCCGGTACGCGCTCGGGCTGCCGCAACCGGTGGTACTGGCCGCGACCGTGACCGCCGCCCTGCCCACCGCACAGAACGTCTTCGTCTACGCGGTCCGCTACGACCGGGGTGTCGTCCTGGCCCGGGACGCGGTGCTGCTGTCGACGGTGGCGGCGGTGCCGGTGCTGCTCGGCATCGCGCTGCTCGCCGCCCACTGA
- the hutH gene encoding histidine ammonia-lyase, whose translation MSNVVVQPTGITAADVLAVARGTAKVVLDPATVAAMATSRAIVDRIEAAGRPVYGVSTGFGALANTFVAPERRAELQHALIRSHAAGVGAPMPREVVRAMMLLRVRSLALGRSGVRPLLAEALVDLLNHDVTPWVPEHGSLGASGDLAPLAHCALVLLGEGWVLGPAGERVPAAEALRGAGLTPVALAAKEGLALINGTDGMLGMLLLAIHDAAHLFTMADVTAALAIEAMLGSERPFLPELHAIRPHPGQAVSAANIHRLLQHSAVMDSHRDDLAHAVQDAYSMRCAPQVAGAARDTLAFVEQVAARELVSVVDNPVVLPDGRVESTGNFHGAPLGFAADFLAIAAAEVGAIAERRVDRLLDVTRSRDLPAFLSPDAGVNSGLMIAQYTAAGIVAENRRLAAPASVDSLPTSGMQEDHVSMGWAATRKLRTVLDNLTSLLAVELLAAVRGLQLRAPLTPSPAGRAAVAALRDAAGEPGPDVFLAPVMEAAREVVRDPALRTAIEREVGTLG comes from the coding sequence ATGTCGAACGTAGTCGTCCAGCCCACCGGGATCACCGCCGCCGACGTGCTTGCGGTGGCCCGGGGCACCGCGAAGGTCGTCCTCGATCCCGCCACCGTGGCGGCGATGGCGACCAGCCGGGCCATCGTCGACCGGATCGAGGCCGCCGGCCGGCCGGTCTACGGGGTCTCCACCGGGTTCGGCGCGCTCGCCAACACGTTCGTCGCGCCGGAACGCCGGGCCGAACTCCAGCACGCGCTGATCCGTTCCCACGCCGCCGGGGTCGGTGCGCCGATGCCCCGCGAGGTGGTCCGGGCGATGATGCTGCTGCGGGTACGCTCGCTCGCCCTGGGCCGGTCCGGGGTGCGCCCGCTGCTCGCCGAGGCCCTGGTCGACCTGCTCAACCACGACGTCACGCCGTGGGTGCCGGAGCACGGTTCGCTGGGCGCGTCCGGGGACCTGGCGCCGCTGGCGCACTGCGCGCTGGTGCTGCTCGGCGAGGGCTGGGTGCTCGGCCCGGCCGGGGAGCGGGTGCCGGCCGCCGAGGCGCTGCGCGGGGCCGGGCTGACCCCGGTCGCGCTGGCCGCCAAGGAGGGGCTGGCCCTGATCAACGGCACCGACGGCATGCTCGGCATGCTGCTGCTGGCGATCCACGACGCCGCGCACCTGTTCACCATGGCCGACGTGACCGCCGCCCTGGCGATCGAGGCGATGCTCGGCTCGGAACGGCCGTTCCTGCCCGAGCTGCACGCCATCCGGCCGCACCCCGGGCAGGCGGTGTCGGCGGCGAACATCCACCGGCTGCTCCAGCACTCTGCGGTGATGGACTCGCACCGGGACGACCTGGCGCACGCCGTGCAGGACGCGTACTCGATGCGCTGCGCGCCGCAGGTCGCCGGGGCGGCCCGGGACACCCTGGCCTTCGTCGAGCAGGTCGCCGCCCGGGAACTGGTGTCGGTGGTCGACAACCCGGTGGTACTGCCGGACGGGCGGGTCGAGTCGACCGGCAACTTCCACGGCGCGCCGCTCGGTTTCGCCGCCGACTTCCTCGCCATCGCCGCCGCCGAGGTGGGAGCGATCGCCGAACGGCGCGTCGACCGGCTACTCGACGTCACCCGGTCCCGGGACCTGCCGGCGTTCCTCTCCCCCGACGCCGGGGTGAACTCCGGGCTGATGATCGCCCAGTACACCGCCGCCGGGATCGTCGCGGAGAACCGGCGGCTGGCCGCTCCCGCCTCGGTGGACTCGCTGCCCACCAGCGGCATGCAGGAGGACCACGTCTCGATGGGCTGGGCGGCGACCAGGAAGCTGCGTACCGTCCTGGACAACCTGACCAGCCTGCTCGCGGTGGAGTTGCTGGCGGCGGTACGCGGCCTGCAACTGCGGGCCCCGTTGACCCCGTCGCCGGCCGGTCGGGCCGCGGTGGCCGCCCTGCGGGACGCGGCCGGCGAACCCGGGCCGGACGTCTTCCTCGCCCCGGTGATGGAGGCCGCCCGCGAGGTGGTCCGCGACCCGGCCCTGCGTACCGCGATCGAACGCGAGGTCGGCACGCTGGGGTGA